A part of Maridesulfovibrio hydrothermalis AM13 = DSM 14728 genomic DNA contains:
- a CDS encoding chloride channel protein translates to MSFSVAIGVAAALGAFFFRWLTELFQTTFWRSGHNFLDSVANSEWWLVLFLPCAGGLIAGVIITRWAPEAKGPGVPEVIKAIAVRGGVIRHRITFLKALVTSILIGCGASVGREGPVVQIGASLGSSAARIFRLDKSMLPVCVAAGAAAGISATFNAPLTGTLFAIEILLLDTAMSYVSHIIVASVTASALSKIFWGDFPTFDAPKFLFNNFDELIIFFILGILAGLISIAFVKMIQLMENIFDKIPVQDWIKPGLGGLLLGLIALKVPGILGVGYEAVNMGLTGILPLDLAIILLVAKMVATSLCIGSGMSGGIFAPSLMLGATLGISVSSTINMFFPELALTHSQYALVGMGTVVAGTTLAPITAVLTVFELTYSYKIILPMMVGCITSALVVRLLNGYSVYEAKLLRQGVNIVRGHDESVLVNVSVSEVMETEYDYLRTTDSLNKAADMVIDCPFPHFPVLDEEGRLAGILTLRDMRAYLRDTHDLKGFPLIVDSLMVRTVVSVQVNSNLKETLMLFEKTGVSFVPVTDADNKVAGIIKSLDAFNIYRERRNKNRILSASI, encoded by the coding sequence ATGTCCTTTTCTGTTGCTATCGGCGTCGCTGCCGCCTTGGGAGCATTTTTCTTTCGCTGGCTTACCGAACTCTTCCAAACAACGTTCTGGCGCAGCGGGCACAATTTTCTGGATAGCGTTGCCAACTCTGAATGGTGGCTGGTTCTCTTCCTGCCATGTGCGGGAGGCCTCATAGCCGGAGTTATCATAACCCGCTGGGCCCCTGAAGCCAAAGGACCGGGTGTCCCTGAAGTCATTAAAGCCATTGCTGTGCGCGGCGGAGTCATCCGGCACCGGATTACTTTTCTAAAAGCTCTGGTTACAAGTATTCTGATAGGATGCGGAGCCTCGGTCGGTCGCGAAGGACCTGTGGTACAGATAGGTGCTTCACTGGGGTCATCTGCCGCCCGCATATTCAGGCTGGACAAATCCATGCTCCCGGTATGCGTTGCAGCCGGGGCTGCTGCCGGAATTTCAGCCACCTTCAACGCCCCGCTGACCGGAACCCTTTTTGCCATTGAGATTTTGCTGTTGGACACTGCCATGTCCTATGTCAGTCATATCATCGTGGCCTCAGTTACAGCATCTGCTCTTTCCAAAATTTTCTGGGGCGACTTTCCTACCTTCGATGCTCCTAAGTTTCTTTTCAACAATTTTGACGAGCTGATCATTTTCTTTATTTTAGGAATCCTTGCCGGTCTGATCTCCATCGCTTTTGTTAAAATGATTCAGTTGATGGAAAATATTTTTGATAAGATTCCAGTGCAGGACTGGATCAAACCCGGGCTTGGTGGTCTGCTGCTTGGGCTTATTGCGCTGAAAGTGCCCGGCATACTCGGAGTCGGTTACGAAGCGGTAAACATGGGTCTCACCGGAATTCTGCCCCTTGACCTTGCCATTATTCTTTTAGTTGCCAAGATGGTAGCCACATCCCTATGTATAGGATCAGGCATGAGCGGAGGTATTTTCGCCCCCTCACTGATGCTGGGAGCAACTCTGGGTATTTCAGTCAGCTCCACTATTAACATGTTCTTTCCTGAGCTTGCTTTAACCCACAGTCAATACGCTCTGGTAGGCATGGGAACGGTAGTGGCCGGAACTACCCTTGCGCCTATTACGGCAGTGCTGACCGTTTTTGAACTGACTTATTCATATAAGATAATACTACCCATGATGGTCGGCTGCATAACCAGCGCGCTGGTAGTGAGACTGTTAAACGGATACTCGGTCTATGAGGCTAAGCTGCTGCGACAAGGCGTTAACATAGTGAGAGGGCATGACGAATCGGTACTGGTCAATGTGTCCGTCAGCGAGGTCATGGAGACTGAATATGACTACCTGCGCACCACAGACAGCCTGAACAAAGCCGCTGATATGGTCATTGACTGCCCTTTCCCGCATTTTCCGGTATTAGATGAAGAGGGCAGGCTTGCGGGAATTCTGACTTTACGGGATATGCGCGCTTATTTGCGGGACACCCACGATCTAAAAGGATTTCCTCTGATCGTTGATTCACTAATGGTACGGACGGTTGTTTCAGTGCAGGTAAATTCCAATTTGAAAGAAACCCTTATGCTTTTTGAAAAGACTGGAGTTTCCTTTGTGCCCGTAACCGATGCAGACAATAAAGTTGCCGGAATCATCAAATCCCTTGATGCGTTTAATATTTACCGCGAAAGAAGAAACAAGAACAGAATTCTATCAGCTTCAATTTAA
- the hypD gene encoding hydrogenase formation protein HypD has translation MSLDILEKFKDPEICKELLDCLRAELDGDIRFMEVCGTHTVAIFRSGLHSVLPDEVIHLSGPGCPVCVTHESEVNAFLDLAGKEGVIIATFGDLIKVPGDKGHCLKNAQAEGAKVEIIYSPFDSLELARKNPDKTIVFLGVGFETTAPTIAATVLMAKQEGLKNFKVLSFHKLVPPALDVLISDPETKIDGFILPGHVSTVIGVHPYDFIGEKYGKPAVVTGFDPVDILQALLHMVRASKEEHPKTINQYQRAVSESGNVKAVEVMYQVFETSDALWRGIGMIPDSGLEFREEFAEFDAKKVFDLDIGECPPLPGCKCGDVLKGKMTPEQCPLFGKACTPAKPIGPCMVSTEGSCAAYFKYKVD, from the coding sequence TTGTCGCTTGATATTTTAGAGAAGTTTAAAGATCCTGAAATCTGTAAAGAGCTGCTGGACTGTTTGCGGGCCGAGCTGGATGGGGATATCCGGTTTATGGAAGTCTGCGGGACTCATACAGTTGCAATTTTCAGAAGTGGACTTCATTCGGTTTTACCGGATGAAGTTATTCATTTGAGCGGTCCCGGATGTCCTGTTTGTGTTACTCACGAATCCGAAGTTAATGCTTTTCTGGATCTGGCTGGTAAAGAAGGTGTGATTATTGCCACCTTCGGCGATTTGATCAAAGTTCCCGGCGACAAGGGACACTGCTTGAAAAATGCGCAGGCTGAAGGAGCAAAAGTAGAAATTATTTATTCTCCTTTTGATTCTCTGGAGCTGGCTAGAAAGAATCCTGATAAAACAATTGTTTTTCTCGGCGTTGGTTTTGAGACCACAGCACCTACCATTGCTGCAACCGTACTCATGGCTAAGCAGGAAGGTCTTAAAAATTTCAAGGTGCTTTCGTTTCATAAACTGGTCCCTCCTGCGTTGGATGTACTGATTTCTGATCCGGAAACTAAAATTGACGGCTTTATTCTTCCCGGGCATGTCTCCACGGTGATCGGGGTGCATCCATATGATTTTATTGGTGAAAAGTATGGCAAGCCAGCTGTAGTGACCGGGTTTGATCCAGTTGATATTTTGCAGGCTTTGCTGCACATGGTCCGTGCTTCTAAAGAAGAGCATCCTAAGACTATCAATCAGTATCAGCGTGCTGTTTCGGAAAGTGGTAACGTTAAAGCTGTAGAGGTTATGTATCAGGTTTTTGAAACATCTGATGCTCTCTGGCGTGGTATCGGAATGATTCCGGACAGCGGGCTTGAGTTCCGCGAAGAATTTGCCGAATTTGATGCGAAAAAAGTTTTTGATCTTGATATTGGCGAATGTCCGCCCCTTCCCGGCTGCAAGTGCGGGGATGTGCTCAAAGGTAAAATGACTCCGGAACAGTGTCCACTGTTCGGCAAGGCTTGTACTCCTGCAAAACCGATCGGTCCCTGCATGGTTTCAACCGAAGGCAGTTGCGCCGCATACTTCAAATACAAAGTAGATTAA
- a CDS encoding tRNA dihydrouridine synthase — MKLLPISPDKPWLAPLAGYSDLPFRMLCRKRGCAVACTEMVSVKGLKFDGKGTKALLATCPEDSPLVVQLFGGEPQDYSDTMPQLIDEGYSFFDLNSGCPVKKVLKTGGGSALHLDPERLIETASAMVKVAGEGKVGVKIRLGFMKDEDNYLEIAKRLEDIGAAWITMHPRYAKQMFSGEADWSKLAILKQNISIPVIGSGDLFTAEDGIECIRQTGIDGIMFARGALFDPAIFSRYLTLIDASACADLPDFDLGKTMEEHINMTRDFDGSNRSFRKIRSILPRYAKGMDGIRAVRARLSACEDWAELLNAAREVSTLTRERC; from the coding sequence ATGAAATTACTTCCCATAAGCCCGGATAAACCGTGGCTCGCACCTCTCGCAGGATACTCAGACCTGCCATTCCGTATGCTCTGCCGCAAACGCGGCTGCGCAGTTGCCTGCACTGAAATGGTCAGCGTTAAAGGTCTTAAGTTTGATGGTAAAGGCACAAAAGCTCTGCTCGCCACCTGTCCTGAAGACAGCCCACTTGTAGTTCAACTCTTCGGAGGTGAACCTCAAGATTATTCTGACACTATGCCTCAGCTAATAGATGAGGGCTACTCTTTTTTTGATCTAAACTCTGGCTGCCCTGTAAAAAAAGTATTGAAGACAGGCGGCGGCTCTGCTCTGCACCTAGATCCTGAGCGTCTGATTGAGACAGCTTCAGCGATGGTCAAAGTTGCAGGGGAAGGTAAAGTTGGAGTCAAAATAAGACTCGGCTTTATGAAGGACGAAGATAATTATCTTGAAATTGCTAAACGCCTAGAAGATATAGGGGCCGCCTGGATTACTATGCACCCCCGTTACGCTAAACAGATGTTTTCCGGTGAAGCTGACTGGTCAAAACTTGCCATATTGAAACAGAATATATCTATACCAGTAATAGGAAGCGGTGATCTTTTCACGGCAGAAGACGGTATTGAATGTATTCGCCAGACTGGCATTGATGGAATTATGTTCGCCCGCGGAGCACTTTTCGATCCGGCGATCTTCAGCCGTTATCTTACATTGATTGACGCCTCTGCGTGTGCTGACCTTCCCGACTTTGACCTCGGCAAGACCATGGAGGAACATATTAATATGACCCGTGACTTTGACGGCAGTAACAGGTCATTTCGTAAAATACGCTCAATTCTCCCCCGTTACGCCAAGGGAATGGACGGCATCAGAGCTGTAAGAGCGCGCCTCTCCGCCTGTGAAGACTGGGCTGAACTGCTGAATGCTGCACGCGAAGTTTCAACACTTACCCGTGAAAGATGTTGA
- the rplL gene encoding 50S ribosomal protein L7/L12: protein MADITKDQVVEFISSMTVLELSEFIKELEEKFGVSAAAPVAAVAAMPGAEAGAAAEEQTEFDVILKGAGGNKIAVIKAVRALTGLGLKEAKGKVDEAPAAIKEGVDKAEAEEALKQLTEAGADAEMK from the coding sequence ATGGCAGATATCACTAAAGATCAGGTAGTAGAGTTTATTTCCAGTATGACCGTTCTCGAACTTTCCGAGTTCATCAAAGAACTGGAAGAGAAGTTCGGCGTATCCGCAGCAGCTCCTGTTGCAGCAGTAGCAGCAATGCCTGGTGCAGAAGCTGGTGCAGCTGCTGAAGAGCAGACTGAATTTGACGTCATCCTTAAGGGTGCTGGCGGCAATAAAATTGCTGTAATCAAAGCTGTTCGCGCACTGACAGGTCTTGGCCTGAAAGAAGCTAAAGGCAAAGTTGATGAAGCTCCCGCAGCTATCAAAGAAGGCGTTGACAAAGCAGAAGCAGAAGAAGCTCTCAAGCAGCTTACTGAAGCCGGTGCTGACGCTGAAATGAAGTAA
- a CDS encoding chemotaxis protein, whose product MAAQTDILLEAGTNELEIVEFWLEEEPREEGEGNYRGFYGVNVAKVLEIIRIPDKITKLPKVSHPAIMGTFNLRNKVIPLVDLSHWLKKPRVETEPPKVIVTEFNNVSSAFLVSGVTRIHRISWEKVEAPSNYVSSLSEDSITGVVKFDDRISLILDLEKIVAELNPDLGLKLDDSIDWGTTAGYKAIIADDSTLIREMLFELMTKAKFLVEMANTGRDCWEKLLDLKRKSIEENKPITEFINVVISDIEMPVMDGHNLTVRIKNDPVLQQLPVILFSSIITDKLRHKGESVGADDQISKPEVTELAKRAIALIEK is encoded by the coding sequence ATGGCAGCCCAGACTGACATTTTGCTAGAAGCAGGCACCAACGAGCTTGAAATCGTTGAGTTCTGGCTTGAAGAAGAGCCTCGCGAGGAAGGCGAAGGTAATTACCGTGGATTCTACGGAGTCAACGTAGCCAAAGTGCTTGAAATCATCAGAATACCGGATAAAATCACCAAGCTGCCTAAAGTTTCTCATCCAGCAATCATGGGAACATTCAACTTGCGCAATAAGGTAATCCCCCTTGTTGATCTGAGCCACTGGCTTAAAAAACCACGCGTAGAGACTGAACCTCCCAAAGTAATTGTCACTGAATTCAATAATGTATCATCTGCCTTTCTTGTTTCGGGCGTCACCCGCATTCACAGGATCAGCTGGGAAAAAGTTGAAGCTCCGTCCAACTATGTTTCTTCTTTGTCTGAAGATTCCATTACAGGTGTTGTAAAATTTGATGACCGAATTTCTTTGATACTTGATCTTGAAAAAATCGTCGCAGAACTGAACCCGGACCTTGGACTTAAACTTGATGACTCTATCGACTGGGGGACTACTGCCGGTTATAAAGCCATCATAGCAGACGATTCCACTCTGATCAGGGAAATGCTTTTCGAGCTTATGACCAAGGCCAAATTTCTGGTTGAAATGGCCAATACAGGCCGTGACTGCTGGGAGAAACTGCTTGATCTTAAACGCAAGTCCATAGAAGAGAACAAGCCCATCACCGAATTTATCAATGTGGTCATCTCTGATATTGAAATGCCGGTCATGGACGGTCACAACCTGACTGTTCGCATCAAAAATGACCCTGTGCTGCAACAGCTTCCTGTGATTCTATTCTCTTCCATCATTACCGACAAACTGCGTCATAAAGGCGAATCTGTCGGAGCAGACGACCAAATATCCAAACCGGAAGTGACTGAACTGGCCAAAAGAGCTATTGCATTGATTGAAAAATAG
- the hypE gene encoding hydrogenase expression/formation protein HypE, whose protein sequence is MSSDKVLLDYGSGGRASQRLISELFVKYFANPELERLNDAAALKLNGTISMSTDSFTVDPIFFPGGDIGSLAVHGTVNDVAMLGAIPRYLTCAYIIEEGLPMDDLERIVKSMGEACKEAGVNIVTGDTKVVPKGMVDKIFINTTGVGEIIADPAPSGDRAAVGDAVLVSGTIGDHGLTILGTREGLSLESNVQSDSAALNHLLVKLVQEIPDVHVLRDPTRGGLATTLNEITVSSNVCCELEESNIPIKAEVAGGCSFLGLDPLYLANEGKFLCILPQEYAEQALEIMRADELGRDACQVGTITDANPGKVILVTPLGGRRLLNMLEGEQLPRIC, encoded by the coding sequence ATGTCCTCAGATAAAGTTTTACTTGATTACGGCTCCGGCGGAAGAGCTTCACAGCGTCTTATTTCTGAACTCTTTGTAAAATATTTTGCCAATCCTGAACTGGAAAGATTAAATGACGCTGCGGCCTTAAAGCTGAACGGCACTATTTCCATGAGCACTGACAGCTTTACCGTGGACCCGATTTTTTTCCCCGGTGGGGATATAGGTTCTCTGGCTGTGCACGGCACGGTCAATGATGTGGCAATGCTGGGCGCAATACCGAGATATCTGACTTGTGCTTATATTATAGAAGAGGGACTGCCTATGGATGATCTTGAAAGGATCGTTAAATCCATGGGCGAGGCATGCAAAGAGGCAGGGGTTAATATCGTTACCGGCGATACTAAGGTTGTCCCTAAAGGCATGGTGGATAAGATTTTTATCAATACTACCGGAGTGGGAGAGATCATTGCTGACCCTGCTCCAAGTGGAGATCGTGCCGCAGTCGGTGATGCTGTTCTGGTGAGCGGAACAATTGGTGACCACGGGCTGACTATTCTGGGAACCCGTGAAGGTCTTTCTCTTGAGTCCAATGTACAAAGTGACAGTGCTGCGCTGAATCACCTGCTGGTTAAGCTGGTGCAGGAAATCCCTGATGTTCACGTGCTGCGTGACCCCACACGCGGCGGTCTTGCCACAACTCTCAACGAGATTACAGTTTCTTCAAATGTTTGTTGTGAGCTTGAGGAGTCGAATATTCCGATCAAAGCCGAAGTTGCCGGCGGGTGCTCCTTTTTGGGGCTTGATCCGCTCTATCTTGCTAACGAAGGTAAATTTTTGTGTATTCTGCCTCAGGAATATGCCGAGCAGGCTCTTGAAATCATGCGTGCAGACGAACTGGGACGTGATGCCTGTCAGGTGGGAACAATCACTGATGCCAATCCGGGTAAGGTGATCTTAGTGACTCCTCTCGGCGGAAGAAGACTGCTTAACATGCTGGAAGGCGAACAGCTGCCGCGAATCTGTTAA
- the secE gene encoding preprotein translocase subunit SecE, producing the protein MAKKKNKGAGAQQTKAEPQGAGGKFKEFTEFLEQSKVEIKKVVWPTQKETIQTCTAVLVLVVVMSLFLGVVDMGLSKLVETVLS; encoded by the coding sequence ATGGCCAAGAAAAAAAATAAAGGTGCGGGAGCTCAGCAGACCAAAGCTGAACCTCAGGGAGCAGGCGGTAAATTCAAAGAGTTTACCGAATTCCTCGAACAGTCAAAGGTCGAGATAAAGAAGGTCGTATGGCCTACTCAGAAAGAGACTATACAGACCTGTACCGCCGTCTTGGTTCTTGTCGTAGTCATGTCGCTTTTTCTGGGTGTTGTTGACATGGGTCTCAGCAAGCTTGTTGAGACTGTCCTGTCTTAA
- the rplA gene encoding 50S ribosomal protein L1, with product MPKHGKNYRKATEGAELIGLTVEDAVKSAVEKAYAKFDETVDVAINLGVDPKYSDQMIRGAVTLPNGLGKEVRVACFVSGEKEAEAKEAGADFVGGDDLVAKVKEGWLDFDKAIATPDMMAKVGQIGRVLGPRGLMPNAKTGTVTFDVAKAVSEVKAGRVEFKVDKAGVLHAPVGKVSFGAEKLLENLKLLMETIYKMKPSSAKGTYMKAVSIATTMGPGFKVDPLAARKYSES from the coding sequence ATGCCTAAGCACGGAAAAAATTACAGAAAAGCAACCGAAGGTGCTGAACTCATCGGTCTGACCGTTGAAGATGCAGTTAAATCTGCGGTTGAGAAGGCATATGCCAAATTCGACGAAACTGTTGATGTTGCCATCAACCTTGGCGTCGACCCTAAATACTCTGACCAGATGATCCGCGGTGCAGTAACTCTGCCCAACGGTCTTGGTAAAGAAGTTAGAGTAGCTTGCTTTGTAAGCGGGGAAAAAGAAGCGGAAGCCAAAGAAGCAGGCGCTGACTTTGTCGGCGGCGATGATTTGGTAGCTAAGGTTAAAGAAGGCTGGCTTGACTTTGATAAAGCCATTGCAACTCCTGATATGATGGCTAAAGTCGGTCAGATCGGTAGAGTTCTCGGACCTCGCGGTCTGATGCCTAACGCTAAAACCGGCACCGTTACTTTTGATGTGGCTAAAGCTGTTAGTGAAGTTAAAGCTGGACGCGTAGAATTCAAGGTCGATAAGGCCGGTGTTCTTCACGCTCCTGTCGGTAAAGTTTCTTTCGGTGCTGAAAAGCTCCTTGAGAACCTTAAATTACTGATGGAAACAATTTATAAAATGAAACCTTCTTCTGCAAAAGGAACTTACATGAAGGCTGTTTCCATAGCTACCACTATGGGACCCGGCTTCAAAGTTGATCCTTTGGCTGCAAGAAAGTATTCAGAGTCCTAG
- the rplJ gene encoding 50S ribosomal protein L10 has protein sequence MNRQEKAQIIEQLREKAERASIAIVTDFKGLGVEEFTQLRANLRDVGVDCQVVKNTLARLAFDGTDHGILADKFKENCAIVIGYDDPVAAAKAVAEFAKESKTFEMRYASLEGKYLDNDGVKALSKLPSKEQLLGMTLGTMNAVPTNFVSLLANVPRGLLNVLSAVKDQKEAA, from the coding sequence GTGAACAGGCAAGAAAAAGCCCAGATTATTGAGCAGCTTAGAGAAAAAGCTGAAAGGGCGAGCATTGCCATCGTTACCGACTTCAAAGGCCTTGGCGTGGAAGAGTTTACTCAGCTCCGCGCTAACCTTAGAGATGTCGGTGTCGATTGCCAAGTAGTCAAGAACACTCTGGCCCGGTTGGCTTTTGATGGTACCGATCACGGTATCCTCGCCGATAAATTCAAGGAAAACTGTGCAATTGTAATTGGATATGATGATCCGGTTGCAGCTGCAAAAGCAGTTGCTGAATTCGCAAAAGAAAGTAAGACTTTTGAAATGCGTTATGCATCCCTTGAGGGCAAGTATCTTGACAATGATGGCGTAAAAGCGCTTTCCAAGCTCCCGAGCAAGGAACAGCTCTTAGGCATGACTCTTGGCACAATGAACGCTGTGCCTACCAACTTTGTGAGCTTGCTCGCAAATGTACCTCGCGGCCTTCTGAACGTTCTTTCCGCAGTGAAAGATCAGAAAGAAGCTGCATAA
- the nusG gene encoding transcription termination/antitermination protein NusG produces MIEDAEKPQGKKARWFIVHTYSGFEQRVEQTVREMMRTGQDKELIEEVVVPTEKVVELVKGEKRTSTRKFYPGYVMIKMIMEDESWHLIQSIPRVTGFIGGKNRPTPMRDSEAAKILSLMEDRQEQPRPKFNFDRGDDVRVIDGPFSGFNGIVEDVNYDKGKLRVSVSIFGRQTPVELDFVQVTKG; encoded by the coding sequence ATGATCGAAGACGCTGAAAAACCTCAGGGAAAGAAGGCCCGCTGGTTTATTGTTCATACCTATTCAGGGTTTGAACAGCGGGTTGAGCAGACTGTCCGTGAAATGATGAGAACTGGTCAGGACAAAGAACTGATCGAAGAAGTAGTCGTTCCCACGGAAAAAGTTGTCGAGTTGGTTAAAGGGGAAAAAAGAACATCTACCAGGAAATTTTATCCTGGTTATGTCATGATCAAAATGATCATGGAGGATGAATCATGGCATCTCATCCAGTCTATTCCTCGTGTTACCGGATTTATCGGTGGCAAGAACCGCCCGACTCCAATGCGCGACAGCGAAGCCGCCAAGATCCTGAGCCTGATGGAAGACCGTCAGGAACAGCCGAGACCTAAGTTCAACTTTGACCGTGGCGATGATGTCAGGGTCATTGACGGACCTTTTAGTGGTTTCAACGGCATTGTTGAAGATGTCAACTACGATAAGGGCAAGCTACGGGTGTCAGTCTCCATTTTCGGCCGCCAGACCCCCGTTGAACTTGACTTCGTGCAGGTTACCAAAGGGTAG
- a CDS encoding response regulator, whose product MYKVLIAEDDKISQKLAARFVSDLGHMPFVSPHGKHAYEALKAENDFDILVTDIMMPEMDGRQLVQTLRGDSQFMDMPIVIMSAVVGVSDISNLLALGATYFLPKPIDKAEFDEVIKRCLK is encoded by the coding sequence ATGTATAAAGTATTGATTGCAGAGGACGATAAAATCTCCCAGAAATTAGCGGCCAGATTTGTGAGTGATCTTGGGCATATGCCTTTTGTAAGTCCTCATGGTAAGCATGCTTATGAAGCATTAAAGGCCGAGAATGATTTTGATATTCTGGTTACTGATATTATGATGCCTGAAATGGATGGCCGCCAGCTGGTGCAAACCTTAAGAGGTGATTCCCAGTTTATGGATATGCCTATAGTGATTATGTCGGCCGTTGTAGGGGTTTCTGATATTTCAAATTTGCTGGCTCTGGGAGCAACATACTTTTTACCTAAACCTATTGATAAAGCAGAATTTGACGAAGTTATCAAACGCTGCTTGAAATAA
- the rpmG gene encoding 50S ribosomal protein L33: MRVKVQMQCTECKRRNYSTMKNKKNTTGRIELKKYCPFDKKHTLHRENK, from the coding sequence ATGCGTGTCAAAGTCCAGATGCAGTGCACCGAGTGTAAGCGTCGTAACTATTCGACGATGAAGAACAAGAAGAACACTACAGGTCGTATCGAACTGAAGAAGTATTGCCCTTTCGATAAGAAGCATACCCTTCATAGAGAAAACAAGTAG
- the tuf gene encoding elongation factor Tu, whose protein sequence is MGKAKFERGKPHVNIGTIGHIDHGKTTLTAAITKIAGLAGNGEYVAFDEIDKAPEEKERGITIATAHVEYETENRHYAHVDCPGHADYIKNMITGAAQMDGAILVVAATDGPMPQTREHILLARQVGVPFVVVFMNKCDMVDDEELLELVEMEVRELLSTYEFPGDDLPVIMGSALKALETDDVTSDDAKPILELLAACDSYIEEPERDIDRPFLMPIEDVFSISGRGTVVTGRVERGIVKVGEEVEIVGIKDTVKTTCTGVEMFRKLLDQGQAGDNVGVLLRGVKREDVERGQVLAAPNSILPHTKFKAEVYVLNKDEGGRHTPFFSGYRPQFYFRTTDITGVVTLDEGVEMVMPGDNATFNVEMINPIAMDTGLRFAIREGGRTVGAGVVTEIME, encoded by the coding sequence ATGGGTAAAGCTAAATTCGAACGCGGAAAGCCTCATGTTAATATCGGTACCATCGGTCACATTGACCATGGTAAAACTACTCTGACCGCTGCAATCACCAAGATTGCTGGTCTCGCAGGTAATGGCGAATACGTCGCATTCGACGAAATCGACAAAGCACCTGAAGAAAAAGAGCGCGGCATCACAATTGCTACCGCTCACGTAGAATACGAAACTGAAAATCGTCACTACGCACACGTTGACTGCCCTGGTCACGCTGACTACATCAAGAATATGATTACTGGTGCAGCTCAGATGGACGGCGCAATCCTCGTTGTTGCTGCTACTGACGGTCCTATGCCTCAGACTCGTGAGCACATCCTGCTCGCTCGTCAGGTTGGCGTACCTTTCGTAGTTGTTTTCATGAACAAATGCGATATGGTTGATGACGAAGAACTGCTTGAACTCGTTGAAATGGAAGTTCGCGAACTTCTTTCTACATACGAATTCCCAGGTGATGACCTTCCGGTTATCATGGGTTCTGCTCTTAAAGCTCTGGAAACCGACGATGTTACCAGCGATGACGCTAAGCCCATCCTCGAACTCCTCGCAGCTTGTGACTCTTACATTGAAGAGCCAGAGCGCGACATCGACAGACCTTTCCTCATGCCTATCGAAGATGTTTTCTCCATCTCCGGTCGTGGTACCGTTGTTACCGGTCGTGTTGAGCGCGGTATCGTAAAAGTTGGTGAAGAAGTTGAAATCGTTGGTATCAAAGACACAGTAAAGACTACTTGTACTGGTGTTGAAATGTTCCGCAAGCTCCTCGATCAGGGGCAGGCCGGTGACAATGTAGGTGTTCTCCTTCGCGGTGTAAAACGTGAAGATGTTGAACGTGGACAGGTGCTTGCTGCTCCTAACTCCATTCTGCCTCACACCAAGTTTAAAGCTGAAGTCTATGTCCTTAATAAAGATGAAGGCGGACGTCACACTCCTTTCTTCTCCGGCTACCGTCCTCAGTTCTACTTCCGTACAACTGACATCACCGGTGTCGTTACTCTCGATGAAGGCGTTGAAATGGTTATGCCTGGTGATAACGCAACTTTCAACGTTGAAATGATCAACCCCATTGCTATGGATACTGGCCTCCGCTTCGCTATTCGCGAAGGTGGTCGTACCGTTGGCGCAGGAGTTGTAACTGAGATCATGGAGTAA
- the rplK gene encoding 50S ribosomal protein L11 yields the protein MAKKEIGKIKLQIPAGSANPSPPVGPALGQHGVNIMEFCKAFNAKTQDQKGMIIPVIITVYQDRSFSFITKTPPASTLLLKAAKLAKGSGEPNKNKVGKVTKAQVEEIAKLKSPDLTAADTEAAMKSIMGTARSMGIEVTD from the coding sequence ATGGCCAAGAAAGAAATAGGCAAAATTAAGCTTCAGATCCCTGCTGGCTCAGCCAATCCGTCCCCTCCGGTCGGACCTGCGCTAGGTCAGCATGGTGTTAATATAATGGAATTCTGCAAAGCGTTTAACGCTAAAACGCAGGACCAGAAGGGCATGATCATTCCGGTGATCATCACTGTTTACCAAGACAGGTCCTTTTCCTTCATTACCAAGACTCCTCCGGCATCCACTCTTTTGCTTAAGGCTGCAAAGCTTGCAAAAGGTTCCGGTGAGCCTAATAAGAACAAGGTCGGCAAGGTTACCAAAGCTCAGGTTGAAGAAATTGCCAAGCTTAAGTCTCCTGACCTGACCGCTGCCGATACTGAAGCTGCCATGAAATCCATCATGGGAACAGCCCGCAGTATGGGCATTGAAGTCACAGACTAG